Proteins encoded by one window of Procambarus clarkii isolate CNS0578487 chromosome 92, FALCON_Pclarkii_2.0, whole genome shotgun sequence:
- the LOC123775012 gene encoding heat shock cognate 71 kDa protein-like: protein MPSCVAFTDTERLIGDAAKNQVVSNPNNTIFDVKRLIGWRFDDYNVQPEMKYWPCNAINEYAKPKIQVEYKGVSKKFCPEEISSMLLMKMKETAEAYLGTTVKDAVITVPAYFNNSQRQATKDAGTISGLNVLHIINEPTAAAIAYGFDKNVIDDRNVLIFDLGGGSLDVSVLTIGDGEFQVKSTAGDTDLGGEDFDNRLMNHFLREFKLKYKRDVGESKRSLVRLRIACEHAKRTLSSTTSATVEIDSFEGVDFHSSITRAQFEELCEDLFLASIDLVEKVLSDANMDKGQIHDIILVGGSTRIPKIQKRLKDFFDGKEPNQSINPDETVACGAAVQAAILCGGKSTPVQHFIVLDVTSLSLGIETPKGMKSGFIKRNTPIPMQKKYNFSTFVDNQLNINFGVYEGERWKVVANKLLGRFVLTGIPLAPRRIPQIEVTFSIDANGILNLSALCMSTAKAYSITILEDKDHLSKGDIERMAQEAKKYKAEDEKQRERISAKSALEFCCFNIKSFMEEGKFKNNVSDDDRNTMLEACNDAIKWLDDNERGETVQFEHRMNKLNRICSPIIKKIRESSEGACGGSPDTDKKMIEAPISEEEGPNQRQNIKTKNSDERRERNISRNVLRCYCEYLKWFMEENYGKVVSECNRTIKWLHDNPEASKEECQDMRQRVEKVVQATLTNLNHGAGSNGGSGAV, encoded by the coding sequence ATGCCTTCCTGTGTGGCCTTCACAGACACAGAACGCCTCATTGGTGATGCGGCAAAGAACCAGGTGGTGTCGAATCCAAACAACACAATCTTTGATGTAAAAAGATTAATTGGCTGGAGGTTTGATGACTACAACGTCCAGCCTGAGATGAAATATTGGCCTTGTAATGCCATCAATGAGTACGCGAAGCCCAAGATCCAAGTAGAGTACAAAGGAGTAAGTAAGAAATTTTGTCCGGAAGAAATTTCCTCAATGCTGCTTATGAAAATGAAGGAAACAGCGGAAGCATATTTGGGAACTACAGTGAAGGATGCAGTTATTACCGTGCCAGCGTACTTCAATAATTCTCAGCGCCAGGCTACCAAGGACGCTGGAACCATCTCTGGTCTCAATGTGCTGCATATCATTAATGAACCCACCGCCGCTGCCATCGCTTATGGTTTTGACAAGAATGTTATTGATGACCGCAATGTGCTCATCTTCGATCTCGGCGGTGGTTCTCTTGATGTATCAGTTTTGACCATCGGGGATGGCGAATTTCAAGTGAAGTCAACTGCTGGTGACACTGATTTGGGTGGTGAAGATTTTGATAATCGTTTGATGAATCATTTCCTTCGAGAGTTTAAGCTCAAGTACAAGAGAGACGTTGGTGAAAGCAAGCGTTCACTTGTTCGCCTCCGAATTGCTTGTGAACATGCGAAGCGTACACTGTCCTCCACTACAAGTGCCACTGTAGAAATAGACTCATTCGAAGGTGTTGACTTCCACTCATCGATCACTCGTGCTCAATTCGAAGAGTTGTGTGAAGACTTGTTTCTTGCCTCTATTGACTTAGTTGAAAAAGTTCTCAGTGATGCGAACATGGACAAAGGCCAAATTCACGACATAATCCTTGTGGGAGGTTCTACTCGCATCCCAAAGATCCAGAAGCGTTTGAAAGACTTTTTCGACGGAAAGGAACCGAATCAATCTATCAATCCTGATGAAACCGTGGCATGCGGTGCAGCTGTTCAGGCTGCTATTTTGTGTGGTGGAAAGTCCACACCTGTTCAACATTTCATTGTATTAGATGTTACTTCCCTCTCCCTGGGTATAGAGACACCCAAGGGCATGAAGAGTGGGTTTATCAAGCGCAACACACCCATTCCAATGCAGAAAAAGTATAATTTCTCCACCTTTGTAGATAACCAGTTGAATATAAATTTTGGTGTTTACGAGGGAGAGCGTTGGAAGGTTGTAGCCAACAAGCTTCTTGGGCGCTTTGTGTTAACTGGTATTCCATTGGCACCTCGACGTATACCTCAAATCGAAGTCACCTTTTCTATCGATGCCAATGGTATCCTGAATTTGTCTGCACTATGCATGAGTACTGCAAAAGCGTACAGTATCACCATCCTTGAAGATAAGGATCATCTGAGCAAAGGGGATATTGAGCGTATGGCGCAAGAGGCAAAGAAATACAAGGCTGAAGATGAAAAACAAAGGGAACGAATTTCTGCCAAAAGTGCACTAGAATTTTGTTGTTTTAATATTAAGTCTTTTATGGAAGAAGGAAAGTTTAAGAACAATGTTTCTGATGACGACAGAAACACTATGCTGGAAGCTTGCAACGATGCAATCAAATGGTTAGATGACAATGAACGTGGCGAGACGGTCCAATTCGAGCACAGAATGAACAAATTAAATCGAATATGCAGCCCAATCATCAAGAAAATTCGCGAATCATCTGAAGGTGCTTGTGGAGGATCCCCCGACACAGACAAGAAGATGATTGAGGCCCCCATCAGTGAAGAGGAAGGTCCAAATCAGAGACAAAATATCAAAACCAAGAACAGTGATGAACGACGAGAACGTAACATATCGAGGAACGTGTTGCGGTGTTATTGTGAGTACTTAAAGTGGTTCATGGAAGAGAACTACGGGAAGGTGGTGAGCGAGTGTAACAGAACTATTAAATGGCTTCACGACAACCCAGAAGCCAGCAAGGAAGAATGCCAAGACATGAGGCAACGGGTTGAGAAAGTCGTCCAGGCCACCTTGACCAACCTTAACCATGGCGCTGGTAGCAACGGTGGTTCTGGTGCTGTGTGA
- the LOC123775013 gene encoding heat shock cognate 71 kDa protein-like, whose amino-acid sequence MAKRTAVGIDLGTTYSCVSVFQHGKIEIIANDQGNRTTPSYVAFTDKERLIGDAAKIQVAMNPDNTVFDAKRLIGRKFDDHNVQADMKHWPFNVINKNSKPKIQVKYKGGVKTFYPEEISSMVLMKMKETAEAYLGTTVKDAVVTVPAYFNDSQRQATKDAGTISGLNVLRIINEPTAAAIAYGLDKKVGGERNVLIFDLGGGTFDVSILTIEDGIFEVKSTAGDTHLGGEDFDNRMVNHFIQEFKRKYKKDPTENKRALVRLRFACDRAKHALSSSVQASIAIDSFFDGMDFYSSITRARFEELCADLFLLTLEIVEKALHDAKMDKAQIDDIVLVGGSTRIPKIQKLLQDFFNGKELNKSIHPDEAVAYGAAVLADNLCGDMSEAVNSLILHDVTPLSLGIETLGGVFSVIINRNTTIPTKQTQTFITSVDNQTEILIKVYQGERAMTNDNQLLGETTITGVPPAPRGEQNVDVTFDIDANSILNVCIVQTTTGKLDTLTITNDKGCLTKEEIEHMVQEAEKFKVEDQKQRDRISAKNSLENYCYNIKSTVKQPDYKNKVSEEVLNKVVDACNKTIKWLDENQLAEKEEFDHKKQEIEQIWNSI is encoded by the coding sequence ATGGCCAAGAGAACTGCAGTTGGTATTGATCTGGGAACTACGTACTCATGCGTGAGTGTGTTCCAGCATGGAAAGATTGAAATCATCGCCAACGACCAGGGCAACAGAACCACGCCTTCCTATGTGGCATTCACCGACAAAGAACGCCTCATTGGTGATGCGGCAAAGATTCAAGTGGCTATGAATCCAGACAACACAGTTTTTGATGCAAAGAGACTAATTGGTAGGAAATTTGATGACCACAATGTCCAGGCTGACATGAAACATTGGCCTTTCAATGTTATCAATAAGAACTCAAAGCCAAAGATTCAAGTTAAGTACAAAGGAGGCGTCAAGACTTTCTACCCAGAAGAAATTTCCTCAATGGTGCTAATGAAAATGAAGGAAACTGCTGAAGCATACTTGGGAACTACAGTGAAGGATGCAGTTGTAACCGTGCCAGCGTACTTCAATGATTCTCAGCGCCAGGCTACCAAGGACGCTGGAACCATCTCTGGTCTCAACGTGCTGCGTATCATTAATGAACCCACCGCCGCTGCCATCGCTTATGGTCTCGACAAGAAAGTTGGTGGTGAGCGCAATGTACTCATTTTCGATCTTGGCGGTGGTACTTTTGATGTGTCCATCTTGACCATCGAGGATGGCATCTTCGAAGTAAAGTCGACTGCTGGTGACACTCATTTGGGTGGTGAAGACTTTGACAACCGTATGGTAAACCACTTCATTCAAGAGTTCAAGCGCAAGTACAAGAAAGATCCAACTGAAAACAAGCGTGCCCTTGTCCGTCTCAGATTTGCCTGTGACCGTGCAAAGCATGCTTTATCCTCTTCAGTTCAGGCCAGTATAGCAATAGACTCTTTCTTTGATGGAATGGACTTCTATTCATCAATTACTCGTGCTCGTTTCGAAGAGTTGTGTGCGGACTTGTTTCTTCTTACTTTAGAGATAGTTGAAAAAGCTCTTCATGATGCAAAAATGGACAAAGCCCAAATTGATGATATAGTTCTTGTGGGAGGTTCTACTCgcatcccaaagatccaaaagctTTTGCAAGACTTCTTCAATGGAAAGGAACTGAACAAGTCTATCCATCCTGATGAAGCTGTAGCGTATGGTGCAGCTGTTCTGGCTGATAATCTGTGTGGTGACATGTCTGAAGCTGTGAACAGTTTGATCCTACATGACGTAACTCCCCTCTCTCTGGGTATAGAGACACTTGGAGGAGTATTTTCAGTTATAATTAATCGCAACACAACCATCCCAACAAAGCAGACACAGACTTTCATCACTAGTGTAGATAATCAGACAGAAATCCTCATAAAAGTTTACCAGGGGGAGCGAGCAATGACAAACGATAACCAACTTCTAGGGGAGACTACAATAACTGGCGTCCCTCCAGCACCTCGAGGAGAACAAAATGTTGATGTTACCTTTGATATTGATGCCAACAGCATCCTGAACGTGTGTATTGTGCAGACGACCACTGGCAAGTTGGACACGCTCACTATTACCAATGATAAGGGTTGCCTAACCAAGGAGGAAATTGAACACATGGTTCAAGAAGCAGAAAAGTTCAAGGTTGAAGATCAGAAGCAAAGGGATCGTATTTCTGCCAAGAACTCCCTCGAGAACTACTGTTATAATATCAAGTCAACTGTGAAACAACCGGACTACAAGAACAAAGTTTCTGAGGAGGTCCTTAACAAAGTCGTGGACGCTTGCAATAAAACAATAAAGTGGCTGGACGAAAATCAACTTGCCGAGAAGGAAGAATTCGATCACAAAAAACAAGAAATAGAACAGATTTGGAACTCAATATAG